One part of the Dioscorea cayenensis subsp. rotundata cultivar TDr96_F1 chromosome 2, TDr96_F1_v2_PseudoChromosome.rev07_lg8_w22 25.fasta, whole genome shotgun sequence genome encodes these proteins:
- the LOC120275346 gene encoding subtilisin-like protease 4 codes for MGSGVIIGVVDSGITPNHASFMDDGTMPPKPPTWKGSCRFRNKTLCNNKLIGAIAFRGSRRPSPKDAKNDGHGTHVASIALEVLLITPMFLGLPGHRIEHSHLKAHLAIYKACSTSDLRVMRDIVAAIEEAIKNGVDILSLSLGQQSLPFYDDDMMIATLSAIRAKIFVCMAAGNSGPYRKSVENGAPWILTVGASTHDRRVSATVKLGNGVEVEGESGYQPSTFNATGNIIFPGFGEGKYRDMSVNVKAAGGVGMIVLDTSREGATTLSYDYVLPTAHVNYTTARKIVNYLRNTSSAATATIAFNGTKFGARPSPTVGFFSSRGPHPYNGGIIKPRYPWTGVNILSAWPLDSDQIRMVLRAHIFNFDDGTSMATPHLAGIAALLKNIHKNWSTATIKSAIMTTANRFDLDGNPILDDYKEHINHANAIDMGSGTRYNDTQVSTVAGSLVQCSIVGSIAPEDLNYPSISISLDPSKTKSINRTLTNVGDANEVYNIDVEEPKGITVVVSPSSIQFSQIGEEKNITLEFSSKGMPLNQGNILDGQLQLDSGKHFIRSPISVTIL; via the exons ATGGGGTCAGGGGTCATAATTGGTGTTGTTGACAGTGGTATCACTCCAAACCATGCTTCTTTTATGGATGATGGCACAATGCCACCTAAACCCCCCACATGGAAGGGGAGTTGTCGTTTCCGCAACAAAACACTATGCAACAACAAGCTCATTGGCGCTATTGCATTTCGCGGCTCAAGAAGGCCTTCACCAAAAGATGCTAAGAACGACGGGCATGGGACACATGTTGCGAGCATTGCACTGGAAGTTTTGTTGATAACGCCGATGTTCTTGGGCTTGCCGGGGCACCGCATCGAGCACTCGCACCTAAAAGCTCATCTTGCTATTTATAAGGCTTGCTCCACTAGCGATTTGCGAGTGATGCGAGATATTGTGGCAGCTATAGAAGAAGCCATAAAAAATGGTGTGGATATTCTCTCCCTTTCCTTGGGACAACAATCTCTTCCTTTCTATGATGATGACATGATGATTGCAACGCTCTCTGCTATTAGAGCgaaaatatttgtttgtatggctGCAGGAAACTCAGGCCCTTATCGAAAAAGTGTTGAGAATGGTGCTCCATGGATCCTTACTGTTGGAGCTAGCACCCATGATAGGAGGGTTAGCGCCACTGTCAAACTAGGAAATGGtgtggaagttgaaggagaaTCTGGATACcagccaagcactttcaatgcTACTGGTAACATCATCTTCCCCGGCTTTGGAG AAGGCAAGTATAGAGACATGAGCGTCAATGTGAAAGCTGCTGGAGGGGTGGGGATGATAGTGTTGGATACATCTAGGGAAGGAGCTACTACTTTATCTTATGACTATGTACTCCCAACAGCTCATGTCAACTACACCACCGCACGCAAAATTGTGAATTACCTCAGAAACACAAGTTCAGCTGCTACCGCAACAATTGCATTTAATGGTACAAAGTTTGGAGCACGACCATCTCCAACAGTCGGTTTCTTCTCTTCAAGAGGTCCACATCCTTATAATGGTGGGATAATAAAGCCCCGATATCCTTGGACCGGGGTGAATATCCTTTCTGCATGGCCGCTAGACTCGGACCAAATCCGAATGGTCCTCCGGGCTCATATTTTTAACTTCGACGATGGAACATCAATGGCCACACCTCATCTCGCGGGGATTGCTGCACTACTCAAGAACATTCACAAGAATTGGTCAACCGCAACAATTAAGTCAGCAATCATGACAACTGCCAATAGGTTTGATCTTGATGGAAACCCAATTCTTGATGACTATAAGGAACATATCAATCATGCAAATGCGATCGACATGGGTTCGGGGACAA GATACAATGACACACAAGTTTCCACTGTTGCCGGCAGTTTAGTTCAATGTTCTATTGTTGGCAGCATTGCTCCCGAGGATCTTAACTATCCTTCCATATCAATATCTCTAGATCCCTCGAAAACAAAGTCCATTAATCGTACACTAACAAATGTCGGGGATGCTAATGAGGTTTACAACATAGATGTTGAAGAACCAAAAGGAATCACTGTGGTTGTCTCTCCATCTTCAATTCAATTTTCACAAATTGGCGAGGAGAAAAACATCACTCTTGAATTTAGCAGTAAGGGAATGCCTTTAAACCAAGGTAATATTTTGGATGGGCAACTTCAACTGGACTCTGGAAAGCACTTCATAAGGAGTCCCATATCAGTCACCATCCTTTGA
- the LOC120275365 gene encoding subtilisin-like protease 4: MTRKKANRTYIVHVQRPKHDELLGDEDVEDWHRSFLPNTTLDTGEPRLVHSYRHAISGFAARLTSEEVRAIESMEGFLIARPSRILKLSTTYTPRFLGLDHQSGLWVDSSMGLGVIIGVVDSGITPNHVSFMDDGTMPPKPPKWKGRCRFHNKTLCNNKLIGAIAFRGSRRPQPKDPKNGGHGTHVAGIAAGSFVDNANVLRLARGTASGTAPKAHLAIYKVCFTSGCSGADIVAAIEEAMKNGVDILSLSLGKKSIPFYDDDIMIATLSAVRAKIFVCMAVGNSGPYRESVENGALWILTVGASTHDRRVSATVKLGNGVEVEGESGYQPRTFNATGNIIFPGFGAQNGTVGCMKNSFNNTDVKGKIVLCNIEEGKYRDMSVNVKDAGGVGMIVLDTSREGATTLSYDYVLPTAHVNYTTASKIVNYLETQVHRYTQQLHLMGLPTLLKSTHEELVIRKAIISSNYDKPPTGFDLDGNPILNDYEEHINRAKPHRHGFVDK, encoded by the exons ATGACAAGAAAGAAAGCCAATCGAACCTACATTGTTCATGTCCAAAGGCCGAAGCACGATGAGTTGCTTGGTGATGAAGATGTAGAAGATTGGCATAGATCTTTCTTGCCAAACACTACTCTTGATACTGGTGAGCCACGACTAGTTCACTCATACCGTCATGCAATTAGTGGGTTCGCTGCAAGATTGACTTCAGAAGAAGTGAGGGCTATAGAGTCTATGGAAGGGTTTTTGATAGCCAGACCATCTAGGATACTAAAGCTCTCCACTACTTACACACCAAGATTCTTGGGTTTAGACCATCAAAGTGGTTTATGGGTTGACTCATCCATGGGGTTAGGCGTCATAATTGGTGTTGTTGATAGTGGCATCACTCCAAACCATGTTTCTTTCATGGATGATGGCACAATGCCACCCAAACCCCCCAAATGGAAGGGGCGTTGTCGTTTTCACAACAAAACACTATGCAACAACAAGCTCATTGGCGCTATTGCATTTCGTGGCTCAAGAAGGCCTCAACCAAAAGATCCTAAGAATGGCGGGCATGGGACACATGTTGCAGGCATTGCCGCCGGAAGTTTTGTTGATAACGCTAATGTTCTTCGGCTTGCTAGGGGCACCGCATCAGGCACTGCACCTAAAGCTCATCTTGCTATTTATAAGGTTTGCTTCACTAGTGGCTGTAGTGGTGCAGATATTGTGGCAGCAATAGAAGAAGCCATGAAAAATGGTGTGGATATTCTCTCACTTTCCCTAGGAAAAAAATCTATTCCCTTTTATGATGATGACATAATGATTGCAACACTCTCTGCTGTTAGAGCgaaaatatttgtttgtatggctGTAGGAAACTCAGGCCCTTATCGAGAAAGTGTTGAGAATGGTGCTCTTTGGATCCTTACTGTTGGAGCTAGCACCCACGATAGGAGGGTTAGTGCCACCGTCAAACTAGGAAACGGtgtggaagttgaaggagaaTCTGGATACcagccaagaactttcaatgcTACAGGTAACATCATCTTCCCAGGCTTTGGAGCTCAGAATGGCACAGTAGGATGCATGAAAAACTCCTTCAATAATACTGATGTAAAGGGAAAGATTGTTTTGTGCAATATTGAAGAGGGCAAGTACAGAGACATGAGTGTTAATGTGAAAGATGCTGGTGGGGTGGGGATGATAGTGTTGGATACATCTAGGGAAGGAGCTACTACTTTATCTTATGACTATGTACTCCCAACAGCTCATGTCAACTACACCACCGCAAGCAAAATTGTGAATTACCTCGAAACACAAGTTCACCGCTACACGCAACAATTGCATTTAATG GGATTGCCGACATTACTAAAAAGCACTCACGAGGAATTGGTCATCCGCAAAGCAATCATATCGAGCAATTATGACAAACCGCCAACAGGTTTTGATCTTGATGGAAACCCAATTCTTAATGACTATGAGGAACATATCAATCGTGCAAAGCCTCATCGACATGGGTTCGTGGACAAGTGA